GCGCCCGCACGCCGGCCAGCGCGAGAGCGCCGAACTGATCCGGCGGCTCACCGACGGGAGTGAAGTCGTCGAGGCCCACCGCAACTGCGATCGGGTCCAGGACGCCTACGCGCTCCGGTGTCTGCCGCAAGTCCACGGCGCGGTCCGGGACGCACTGGCGCACCTCCGTGCGGGCGTCGAGACCGAACTGAACAGCGCGACGGACAACCCGCTCGTCTTTCCCGCGGACGCGGTCGACGATCGCGCCTCCGGCACCGATCGCGGCGCGATCCTCTCGGGTGGCAACTTCCACGGCGCGCCGCTCGCCCTGCGACTGGAGTACGCCCGCCTCGCGCTGACCGACCTCGCCGCGATCGCGGAGCGCCGGATCGATCGACTCCTCAATCCGAACCTCCAGGAGGATCACCTCCCGCCGTTTCTTGCGTCCGACAGCGGCCTCGAATCGGGGTACATGATCGCCCAGTACACGGCCGCGGCGTTGCTCAACGAGATGCGATCGATCGGGGCCGCGTCGACGGACAACACGCCCGTCAGCGGGAACCAGGAGGACCACGTCAGCATGAGCGCACAGGCGGCGCTCAACGCCCGAACCGCCGTCGAGAACGCCCGGACGATCGTCGCCGCCGAACTCGTCTGCGGGACGGAGGCGGCCGAATACGTCGACGACGCCTTCGCGGCGGACGACCTCTCGCACGGCGCCGGCACGAGCGCGGTCCGGGACCTGGTCCGGGACGTCGTTCCCCCACTGACGACGGATCGGCCGATCCACACGGACCTCGAGGCGGTCGCGGCGCTGGTCGATGCTGGCTGTCTCGACGACGCGCTCGATCGGGCGCTCGCGGGGTTCGAACCGACGTGAGCCCGATCGAGACGGTCGTCGGTCCCGATCGGGGCGGTCGTGGATGACCGACGCCGATCGGACGGAACGTCGCCGAACTCGGCAGTGGGTAACGTTTTCCGTGTCGAGTTCGTAGCCCGCGGTGCCTTCGACCGGACGAAGGCCGTCCGACGGCGGGGACTCCATTCGAACACACACCACCTACCGTTCCCGCTCCCGTCGGACAAGCGATTTCTGGCGCTAGACCGCCGACGAGTCGTGCAACCGGCCGCTACTCGGTCCCGCTACCGTCCTCGAAGAACTCCCCGAGCACCGTCTTCAGTCCCTTCCGGAGGTGCTGGTGCATCGTCGGCGGCGAGACGTCCATCGCCTCGGCGATCTCCTCGCCGGTACTCTCGCGCGGCCAGTCGAAGAAGCCGCTGTAGTACGCCAGCCGCAACGTGGTCAACTGGCGATCGGTCAACTCGTCGAGGATGCGGGTCCGGCGCTCGGCGGCCGTCCGGACCGGTCGATCGACTTCCCGTCTGGCGACCAGATCGGTGTTCTCGTAGACGGCGGTCAGCGCCTCGGCGATCTCCCGGACGTCGGCGTCCCGTGAGACCTCGACCAGGATGGAGCCGACGCCGTCCTCGACCGTCACGTTCCGGATCGTCGCCCCGTGATTCGCGAGGGTCCGGACGCCCGAGCGGGACAGTCGGAGTTCGATCGTGCAGCGACGGGTCCCGTCGTGGATGAGTCGACACGATTCGACCGAGTCGTGATCGGTCGCCTCCTCGAGCACCGTCTGGCCGTCGAGTCCCTCGATGGTCACGAACTGGAACGAGCGGCCATCAGCCGTCGTCCCGGCCCACTCGAGCGAACAGGTGCAGTCGTACGACTCGGAGAGATCGAACGAGAGCGTGTCGCCGCCGTGGATGTGAAATTCGAGTTCGACGACGGTGTCCGCGAAGAGCAGCTGGCGGTTCTTGACCGCCTGGATGGCGAACCCGATCGTCTCGCCGAGCAGGCGGAACTCGGCCTGTTCGCGCTCGCTGAAGGCGTCGTCCCTGCTCGCGAGGACGGTGAGAACCCCGTAGGTCGCGTCCTCGTGACTGATTGGGACGGCGATCAGGGACGCCACGTTGTCCTCGGCCGCAGCCTCCCGAAGCGGGTCGGCGAGTTCGTCGGTCTCCGAGAGCCCGTTCGCCGTCTGTACGTCGCCGGTCACGAGCGCCCGCTGGACAGACGGCTGGCGATCGGCCGGGAGTTCGCGGGCCGTCTCGAGGACTGCGTTTGCACTCCCCGACCCGGTCCGGTAGGCGAGTTGCCGATCGGCGGTTCGTTCGGCGATCCACGAGCCACAGTACAGTTCCGAGTCGACGAGTTGATCGCAGACCTCGCGTTCGATCGCGTCCCGCGAGGGAGCCTCGACGAGCGTCTCGATCACCTCCCGGATCACCGCGTTGATCCGGTTGAGCGTCTCGAGTCGATCGCGCCGCGACTGCAGTTCGCGGACGCGACGGGCGCGCTCGGTAACGTCCTGTGCCAACCACAGGACCGCACCGGATTCCGAAATCTCGTCGACGATCGGAACGACCTGCGCTTCGTAACAGCGTCTCCCGTCGCTCGTATCGACGTCGTACTCGATCGACTGCGCTTCACCGGCGCGAATCGTCCGATCGATACACGACTGAAGTCGTGCGGCAGTGGGACTCGAAAACGCCTCGTCGACGTTCCTCCCGACGAGTTCGTCGCGAGACAGCGTACACAACTCGGAGGCCTGTCGACGGACGCTCACGTCGAGATAGGTTCCGTCCTCGTCGATGATGAAGGCCTCGTCCGGGAGTTCGTCGGCGAGACTGCGGAGAACGCGCCACTCGTCCGTCGATTCCGGTTCCACGTCGCTTTCCCGGTCGGCGTCGCGCTCCGATCGAATCGTCGCGACGATCCGATCGAGCGTCTCCGTGTCGCTCTCGGCTGGAACGTATTCGGTCGCGCCAGCCCGGAGTGCGGCGGTCGCCACCCGTTCAGACCCGTTTCGTGGCGCGACGATCGTCGGGGGTGACGGGGCCACCTCGTGGACGCGTTCGAGCGTGGTCCGGAGCGCCGCCGGCCGATCGATCGAGACGACGACGCCTGCTGGGTCGACGGAGGTCGCCGCCCCACCCTCACGGGACGGCGAGCGGTCGGTGGGATCCCGGTCGGGGTCGTCCGGGGGCGAATCGAGACGGGATTCGAAGTCGGCGTCGGGAGCCAGTGCAGTGACGGTCATCGACGTCTCGTCTCGAAGCGCCGACTCGAGTTGTCGCCGGCGCTCGTCCGATCCCGTAATCACGACGATCCAGTCGTCCCGGTTCGTTCCTGCCATAGAGTCCGCTCGATCGGGGGTCGACGCAGTGATTCGACGGTCCGCTGGCCCACCGATCCCAGCGGACTCGTGCTCTTTTACATTATCTATACTCAAAAATAAAAACCTGATGGTACGACCCGACGTTCGTCGCTCGCACCGCACAGCGACGCCCGTGCCCCGCTATCCGGGTTGCGAACGGCGGTCGAGTGACCCGGATCGCGGGTCCGCGACCGCAGAAGCGGGACCTAGATTTCGCCCTGTTCTTTCAGGTCCTCGATGATGTCGTCGACGAACGTCTCGGGGTCGTCGTACGGGAAGTCGCCGCCGGACGTCTTGGTGTTGAGTTCCATCGCGGTGATCGAGTAATCACCGGATTCGAACTTCGTCCCCGGCCCGTTCGGCAGTGCCGGAACGAGGTCCATCGGACTCGAGATGGGGTAGTCTGCGCCTTCGAACGCGTCGATCATCTGCTCGCGAAGTTCGGATTCGTCTGCCATTGCGTCTCACTGTTACGCCCGATAAATAATAAATTTGCAGGTAGTTGCGGTACCGTGCGCAGGTAGCCGGAGGGGGACGCTAAACGGCTACGAGGGCGTTATTCGTCATTTCGTCGACCAGTTCCGCCGATCGATCGCGTCGGCCGGTCTACCGGGACCCAGGCGGTCCACGAGACGGCGGGGCCGCGATGTCGGGCGTCTGCCCGCGAGCCATCGGCGCGGCCGCCGGTGGGCAGTGACGGGTCAGAGTCGTCGCATGAACTCGGGGAGGATTCCCCGTTCGGTCGACTCGCCGGCCGCGGTCGGTTCGGGGGCCGGACGATCGGCGTCGGCCCCCTCGCCGGACACGTCCGGTTCGTCGAACGACTCGGACCCGGTGTCGGACTCGTCCGCCGCCGTCGATCCAGTCCCGTCGTCCGCATCGGTGCTCTCGACGGCCGCCTCGAACGCCGCGGGCGAGTCCGGACCGAAGTAGTACGGCTCGGTCGGCCGCAGCGTCGCCAGCAACTGGAGGTTCCCGTACCCCGCCAGCACGAGGGCCGGAACGAAGAGGACCTCGATTCCGAACAGGGTCGGCCCGGCCGTCAGGATAACCAGGAAGGCCGACAGCGGCGAGTAGACGAAGTACGCCAGGACCCGGAACCAGTTGGCGACGTAGGCGTCGACGACGTAGGCGTACAGGCCGTACGCGCCGACGACCAGTCCCGCGTCGGCGTAGATCCCCACCAGCAACCCGACGTCGCCGGCGACGAGCGTGTGAACCTGGACCGCGATCGCCGCCGTCAGCACGGTTGCCCGGTTGACGTACGTCTCGTCGAGCGCCATCCCGAACACGAGCACCACAAGCTGTAACAGCGGCGCTGCGAGCCACCACGGGAGCATACTGAACAGGAGTCCGGAGACGGCCTCGTACACGACTACTCGTGTCTAGGACTGCAGGCGGGTCCCTTCAACGTTCGTTCCGTTTCGAGTCTCGATACGCGGGGCGACCGACGGACTGGACCCGAGTCACCGCCCTCGATCGGCGGTCGATTCGTGAACGGTACTACACCTCCGAAACAATAATGAGCTAGTAGCGTCAATTTCGGTGACATGGCGAAGGATACCGTCCGGTACCCGGACGACGTCGTCGAGCAGATCGACGCGCTCGTCGAAGACGGTATGTTCGAGAGCAAATCCGAGTTCTACCGGTTCTCCGCGGAGTACGTACTGACGCTGATCAACGCCGACCACGAGGTCAAGACGTTCAACTTCGACGAGATCAAGTCCGAACTCGACATCAGCGAAGAGGACCACGCGAAGGCGCTGGGTACCGACGGCGGCACCTTCTTCCTCGATGCCGTCATCACGGTCCGGAAACAGGGGCTCCGGGGCAACTACGAGGCCGCGGAACGGTTCATCGACACCCACTACGACGCGACCGACCAGGAGTGTATCATTCTCGAGGAACTGCTCGGGACCTACCGGGACGGCTCGACCTGAGAACGACGGGTTACCGGACCGGAAGCCCAAGCGCCGCGAGATCGACGTTCTCGCCCACGAGTGACGCGGCCCGATCGAACGGCGTTTCGCTCGCGCTTCTCCCGGCGGTGTCGCCGGCCCCGTCCGCCGGCCGATCGACCCCCGCTGACGCGGCGACGGCGTCGAGGAAGGCCTCCCGGACGGTCGCGTTGTCGAAGACGCCGTGGAGGTAGGTTCCGAGGACGGGTCCTACTGCGGCGCTGGAGTCGCCGAGCGGCCGATCGACGGGTTCGAGCGCCTCTGTGCGGCCCGCGTGGATCTCGTACCCCGAGGCGGTCCCGTCGGCACCGGCCAGGAGCGGGGTCGCCGATCCGTCGACGGGGACCGTCGTCTGCTCGAGGTGTTTGTCGCCCTCGAAGCGCGTCTCGACGGGCAGGAGGCCGAATCCCGCCACCGTGTCGTCTATTTCGGCACCACGGGCGTCGTCCGTCCCGGTACCGTCGGTTCCGTCCGTCCCGGTTCCGACGTCGCTCCCGGTGCCCTCGAGAGACGCGTTCGTGATCCGGTGACCCAGCATCTGGTAGCCGCCACAGAGGCCCACGATCGGCCCGTCGAACGCCGTGAGCGCGTCGTCGTACCCGGCCGCCCGGAGCGCGAGCAGGTCGTCGACGGTGTTTTTCGTCCCCGGGAGGACGACCGCGTCCGCGTTCGCGAGTCGATCGGTCGGATCGCCGCCATCGGGGTCGACCGGCACGTACGACACCGAGACGCCCGGTTCGGCCACGAGAGCCTCGATATCCGTCGCGTTCGAGATACGGGGCAGTCGCGGGACCGCGATCGTCACGCGGCGATCGGCTGGAACGCCGTCGTCGGCGCCGATCACGGCTCGCTCGTCGGTCGCGGGGAGTCCGACGCTGTCCTCTTCGGGCAGGCCGGGGTCGTCGTACGGGAGGACGCCGAGGATCGGGACGCCGGTCCGGGACTCGATCTCCGCGATCCCCGACTCGAGGAGCGACGGCTCCCCGCGGAACTTGGTGATGACCGCGCCGACGACCCGCTCCCGGACGTCGTCGGGAAGCAGTTCGATCGTCCCGTAGAGGCTGGCGAACGCGCCGCCGCGTTCGATGTCGACCAGCAGGAGGATCTCGGCGTCCGCGAACCGGGCCAGTTCGACGTTCGCGAGGTCCCGATCGTGGAGGTTGATCTCGGCGATGCTTCCCGCTCCCTCGGCGACGATCACGTCGTGGTCGGCCGCCAGCCGCCGGTAGGACGCTTCGGCCACCGCTCGCGCGTCGTCCCAGTACTCCTCGTAGTAGGTGCCGGGCGGGACGTGCTCGTGGGCCCGTCCCTGGACGACTAACTGGCTCTCCCCCTCGCCGCGGGGCTTGAGCAGGACCGGGTTGCAGTCGGTCGTCGGCGTCAGCCTCGCGGCACGGGCCTGGACGAACTGGGAGACGCCGATCTCGCCCCAGCGATCGACGGCGTCGTCCGACGCCACCGCGTCCGGGCGAACGACGACCCGGGCGTTGTTACTCATATTCTGTGCCTTGAACGGGGCGACCGAGACGCCCCGATCGGCCAGGAGACGACAGAGACCGGCGGCGACCGTCGACTTGCCGACGTGGCTGGCCGTGCCCGCGATCAGGATCGTCCGTGTCATCCGGGTGCACGCTACTCGTAGGTACGGGAGTATCGTCCTACCGGTTCGACGTTCGTGAGACGACACGCGGTACCGCCAGTATCCGGGGCCGATCCTCACCCCTGCCGATACCGCCGCTCCCAGCGCGGCCCCGCGCGACTCGAGAGTACCCATCCGATCGTCCCGACCCCGACCCCCGAGAGCGCGAGCGCGGCCCCGATCGGAAGCGTGGGTGGGACGAGCACGAACCCCACCACGAGCGTCGGGACGAGCGGGACGGCCACGCCGACGGTGAACAGTGAGAACCGGACGGCGTCGAACAGGAACTCGTTCGGATCGAAGCCGGCGAGAAAGACCGTGAGTCCGTAGTAGTACACCGCGTAGCCCGCGAGCAGGATCGCGCCGACGGCGGCGTCGACGATCGTTGCCTCGAACCAGACGACGGCTGCGAGGTAGGGACCGGCGACGGCCGGGCCGCCCACGAGGACGAACGCGACGCGTTTCGCCTGGAACACGTCCGCGACGGAGACGGGATAGGCGAGATACGATTCGACCGCGTCGAACTGGGTGAGCCAGTTGTACGTCGTGAACGCCGACAGGCCGAGCACGCCGCCGAAGAAGATCCCCGGCGCGGGTTCGACGCCGGTGATCGAGTCGACGACGCCGACCAGGGCGGCGACGAGCGCGAGCAGGATGCCGGCGGAGACGACCGGCTTCCAGACGCCGCCGGAGGACCGGGCCAGGTCGAGCAGGGTCTTCCTGACCAGCGGATCGGCCGTGAACGGGACCACGTCGCTCGTCCGTGCGAACCGGTCGCCGGCGGTGCGAGCGGGACGGCCGTACGTCGGATCGTACGCCGCGAGCGCGGCAGTCGCGACGACCAGCGTCTTGATGGCGAGCGCGCCGCCGATCGCCGGCGAACCGAGCGGCACGAGGACGGCCGAGATCACGCTGGTCTGGTCCGTAAGCCACGCCACGACTACCGCGCCGCCGATCGCGGCAACGATCGCCCACGCCGGAACGCCCCGAGTCCGGCAGGCGATCAGCGCGACAGTGACGGCCATCCCCGCGGCGAAGACGATCGAGAGGGACAGCCACAGCGCCAGGACGGAAAGCGGCGTCGCCGCGGTCAGTCCGAGCACCGGCCCGGCACCGATCGCCATCGGGAGGACGAACACGATGCCGTAGAAGAGCGCGTCTTTCAGCAGGAAGAGCGCGAGCAGGTGTCGCCGGCCGATCGGGAGCGTCGTCGACGACGAGAGGACGAGCGAGAGATCCCCGAAGACGTTCTCCAGCATGTCGGAGCCGACGAAGCCGGCCGTCCCGCTGTAGAGTCCGAACCCGAGCGCGAGGACGTGGAGGCCGGCCACGACAGTCGACCTGGCGGTTCCGTTCGCGAGAAGTGCGACACCGCCGAGTCCGGCCAGGACGGCGACCACGACCGGGAAGAACACGAACCGCCAGCCGCCGAACAGCCGGGTGTGGAGTCGCCACTCCTCCCGGGCGAGGATCCGGAAGAGCGTCCAGCTGGTCCGTCGCAGGGAGGGCGCCGATCGACTCATACTGCCGGACCCGCCGGGAGACCGCGAGCGTCCTCCTCGGTGACGCGATCCAGAAACAGCTCCAGCAGCGACGGCTCCGTGACGCCCTCGAGCGATCGCTCGGCGACGAGCTGGCCGTCGGCGACGATCCCGACGCGCGTACAGATCTCTTCGGCCACGTCGATGTCGTGCGTCGAGACGAAGACCGCGTTGTCCTCGGCCGCGTAGGCGACGAGAAACTCCTTGACCTGTTCCTGGACGAGCGGATCGAGGTTCGCGAGCGGTTCGTCGATGAAGACGACGTCGGGTTCGTGGACGAACGCCTGGGCGATCATCACCTTCTGTTGTTGCCCCCGCGAGAGGTCGGTGGTGAGCGTGTCGAGTTTGCTCCGGAAGCCGAGCCGTTCCGCCCACAGGTCCGTCCGTTCGGCCACGTGATCCGGGTCGAGGTCGCGGACCTCGCCGACGAATTCGAGGTACTCCCGTGGCGTGAGGAAACTCGGCGGCGACCCCTGTTCCGGAAGGATGCCGACCCGTCGGCGCGTTTCGATCGGTTCAGCCGCCGGATCGGTATCGAGCACCCGGACCTCCCCGGCGTCCGGTTCGATCTGGCCGGTCAGGATCCGGATCGTCGAGGTCTTTCCGGCCCCGTTCGGGCCGAGAAAACCGAACAGTTCGCCCCGCTCGATCGCGAACGACAGCCCGTTCAGCGCGTCCACGGAGCCGTAGGACTTCCGCAGCCCCGTCACGTTGACGACACCCATCAGTGACCGCGACTTTCGATCGATCTGTAATAACTGTGCTGGCGGCGAGGCTCCGATCGGCCCCGGGCCGGGATGGCTCCGATGGCGAGACCGAATCATCGGTGAGCGGGACTGTCGCTCTGGCGCGGATTCGAAACGTTTGTGTGCATTGTACGCATTGTATACGCCATGGGAACCATCTCCGCCCGCGTCCCGGACGACCTCGAGGCCGAACTCGAGGTCTATCTCGAGGAGGAAAACCTCGATCGGAGTACGGCCGTCCGGAAGCTGTTGATCGAAGGACTCGAAGAGTGGCGCATGGAGCGCGCACTCGACAAACTCGAGGCCGGTGAAATAACGTTCTCCCGGGCAGCCGAACTCGCGGACCTGTCGGTCTGGGAACTGGCACGACTCGCCGAGGACCGCAACGTGACCTGGGTCGACGGCGATCGTCTCGAGGACGACCTCGACGCGCTCTGAGCGATGTACGTATTCGACGCGACGCCGCTTATCTATCTCGCCACCGTCGATCGACTACCGATCATCGAGTCGCTCCGATCGGAGTGTGTGACTACGAATGCCGTCTACGAAGAGGTAGTTACGACGGGAATCGACGAAGGCCACGCAGACGCGAGACGGATCGAGCACGTCATCGAAAACGGGCTCCTGTCGGTCGAGGAAGTCGACCAAACCGTCCTCTTCGAACGGCTGCGGAAAAACGACCGTCTCAGCATCGCCGACGCCTCGGTCCTCGCCCTGGCCGACCAGCACGACGGAACGGCGATCGTCGACGAGCGCTACGGTCGGGCCGTCGCGAGCGCCGAGACCGTTCCCACCCGCGGGACGGCCTATATCGTGCTTCGACTGCATCGCGACGACATCCTCACCGCCGACGAGGCACAGGAGACGATCGACGAGATGGTCGACGCGGGCTGGTACTGCGCCCCCGACCTGTACGCGAAGATCAGTCGGAAGATCGACGAGCTATCCGAGTGACGCGCTATCTCGAGGTGGGCTGGATTGCGGTCAGCGGGGCATACGCCGATCAGAACTCCGTTCCCTGTCGCGCCCGCTGTCCGTCGTCGATCGGGTGTTTCACCTTGCGGACGTTCGTGATCAGGTCGGCCGCCGCCGAGAGGTAGTCGGGTTCGGTGTGGCTTCCCGAGAGGACGAGTTCCAGTCCGTCCGGTTTCGCGTCGATCAGGTCGAGCACGTCGGTTTCGCTGACGAGTCCTCGATCGGCGGCGTACAGCACCTCGTCGAGCACGAGCATGTGCATCCCCGCCTCCGGAGCGGCGTCGAGCGGGATCGGTTCGTCGAGGTCGGCCCCACGGGCCGCCGCGAGCAACTCCTGGGCGCGCTCGAGGCCGGCCTGGGCCTCCGCCTCGTGATCCGCCTCGTCGGTCCCGTCGGCCATCCCGTGCCAGCCGTAGTGGCCGAGGTTCTCGTAGCTGATCCCCGGCAGGGCCGCGATCGCGTTGTACTCGCCGCGGACGGCGTCGACGCTCGACGCGCCGCCTTTCATAAACTGGAGCAGATGCACGCGGTAGCCGTGCCCGGCCGCCCGCATCCCCAGGCCGAGCGTCGCCGTCGTCTTCCCCTTGCCGTCGCCCCACCACACCTGGACGAGGCCGAACTCCTCGGGTGCGGCCGCTTCGATCGGCTCCGCCTCGGGCGATCGCCCCCCGCCAGGCGTGTCGGCGATCGCCGATTCCGGTGGCTGGTCCTCGCTCATACGGAAGTCGTCGGACCCGTCGTATTTGTAGCTACGGCATCGACGACTGCCGCCCTAATCTATCCGTGCTACCATGCCACAATCAAACGGGTCTTTAGGCTTCGGTCCTAAGATGGTCGCGTCCGATGCCACTCGAGTTCTCTTCGGCCGACGAAGCACCTCCGTTCCGGGACGTCATCACCGTCCTGGACGACGAGGACTGTCGGACGATCATCTCCGTGCTCGACGAACCGATGACGGTGCCGGAGATTGCCGAGGCAGCGGATCTTCCCCTCTCGACGACCTATCGCAAACTCGATCGCCTGACCGAGGCACAACTCGCGAGCGAGACCACCGGCGTTCGACACGGTCGCCACCACAAGTCGCGGTACATCGTCGACTTCGATCGCATCTCGGTCGATCTCGACGACGAACTGGAGTTTCGCGTCGACATCGATCGCTCGAACCCCGCTCTCGGCCTCTGGTCCGACGTGAAACAGGAGTTCTGACGCTCCGGAGCACCCGTCGAATTCGGCGACACTCGATCGGATCCGTCGCGACCGAGGCCCCGTCCCGAGCGCTTCGATCGACGAATACCGAACGGGCCGACAGCCACACATCGTACACAGTGTAAACAGTGCAGACAGTTTGAACTGTGTATGCTACCCGGAGCGATCGCTCCCGGACCGGACTCGCACGACCGGATAGATGGACGTGGACCGCCGATCACCCGAACGAAGGCGGGTCAAACTCTGTACGTGTGATACCTCAAGTCATTCAGGAATTAGCGATAAATACTGACATTCCGGCAAATTACGAAGGCATTTTACCTACAATCGGGTGAAAATAGTTCGTACATGGTCGGCTCGAAATCCAACACGCTCCCAGATCGGCGAACCGTCCTCAAACTCATCGGTGGCGCCACAGTCGTCCCGCTACTGGCAGGCTGTGGCGGCCCGGGCGAAGACGGCGAGGAGACGGAAGACGGTGACGGCGACGAGGAAAACGAAACGGAGGATAACGAAACAGAAGCCAACGAAACGGAGGACAACGAGACTGAAGCCAACGAAACCGAGGATAACGAAACCGAGGATAACGAAACCGAGGACAACGAAACGGAAGACAACGAAACCGACGAGTAGCGATCGGAGACCCCGTCGTCTGCGCTCCCGGACGCGATCGGTCGGGAGAGTGCAGCGACGGACCACGACCTTTCGGAAGCCGATTCACGGTACATACATACGGTACGGTCCCCTATCGGATCGTATGAGCGAGAGCGCGACGTTCGGCGGCGGTTGCTTCTGGTGTATCGAGGCGGCGTTCAAGGAACTCGACGGCGTCGAGTCCGTCACGTCCGGCTACGCCGGTGGCCACAGCGACGATCCATCCTACCGGGAGGTCTGTTCCGGGACGACCGGCCACGCCGAGGTCGTCCGCGTGACCTACGATCCGGCGGCGATCGGGTACGACGACCTTCTCGAAGTGTTCTTCGCGGTTCACGACCCGACACAGCTCAACCGGCAGGGTCCCGACGTCGGCACCCAGTACCGATCGATCGTGCTCTACGAGTCGGATGCCCAGCGCGAACAGGCCGAGGCGTACATCGAGGCGCTCGACGAGGAGTACGACGACGACGTCGTCACCGAACTGGAACCGCTGGAGACCTTCTACCGTGCCGAGGAGAAACACCAGGACTACTTCGAGAAGAACCCGCAGGACGCCTACTGCCGGATGCACGCC
This genomic stretch from Halosolutus amylolyticus harbors:
- a CDS encoding UPF0175 family protein; translated protein: MGTISARVPDDLEAELEVYLEEENLDRSTAVRKLLIEGLEEWRMERALDKLEAGEITFSRAAELADLSVWELARLAEDRNVTWVDGDRLEDDLDAL
- a CDS encoding bacterio-opsin activator domain-containing protein encodes the protein MAGTNRDDWIVVITGSDERRRQLESALRDETSMTVTALAPDADFESRLDSPPDDPDRDPTDRSPSREGGAATSVDPAGVVVSIDRPAALRTTLERVHEVAPSPPTIVAPRNGSERVATAALRAGATEYVPAESDTETLDRIVATIRSERDADRESDVEPESTDEWRVLRSLADELPDEAFIIDEDGTYLDVSVRRQASELCTLSRDELVGRNVDEAFSSPTAARLQSCIDRTIRAGEAQSIEYDVDTSDGRRCYEAQVVPIVDEISESGAVLWLAQDVTERARRVRELQSRRDRLETLNRINAVIREVIETLVEAPSRDAIEREVCDQLVDSELYCGSWIAERTADRQLAYRTGSGSANAVLETARELPADRQPSVQRALVTGDVQTANGLSETDELADPLREAAAEDNVASLIAVPISHEDATYGVLTVLASRDDAFSEREQAEFRLLGETIGFAIQAVKNRQLLFADTVVELEFHIHGGDTLSFDLSESYDCTCSLEWAGTTADGRSFQFVTIEGLDGQTVLEEATDHDSVESCRLIHDGTRRCTIELRLSRSGVRTLANHGATIRNVTVEDGVGSILVEVSRDADVREIAEALTAVYENTDLVARREVDRPVRTAAERRTRILDELTDRQLTTLRLAYYSGFFDWPRESTGEEIAEAMDVSPPTMHQHLRKGLKTVLGEFFEDGSGTE
- a CDS encoding MTH865 family protein — protein: MADESELREQMIDAFEGADYPISSPMDLVPALPNGPGTKFESGDYSITAMELNTKTSGGDFPYDDPETFVDDIIEDLKEQGEI
- a CDS encoding cob(I)yrinic acid a,c-diamide adenosyltransferase, which gives rise to MSEDQPPESAIADTPGGGRSPEAEPIEAAAPEEFGLVQVWWGDGKGKTTATLGLGMRAAGHGYRVHLLQFMKGGASSVDAVRGEYNAIAALPGISYENLGHYGWHGMADGTDEADHEAEAQAGLERAQELLAAARGADLDEPIPLDAAPEAGMHMLVLDEVLYAADRGLVSETDVLDLIDAKPDGLELVLSGSHTEPDYLSAAADLITNVRKVKHPIDDGQRARQGTEF
- a CDS encoding cobyric acid synthase, which gives rise to MTRTILIAGTASHVGKSTVAAGLCRLLADRGVSVAPFKAQNMSNNARVVVRPDAVASDDAVDRWGEIGVSQFVQARAARLTPTTDCNPVLLKPRGEGESQLVVQGRAHEHVPPGTYYEEYWDDARAVAEASYRRLAADHDVIVAEGAGSIAEINLHDRDLANVELARFADAEILLLVDIERGGAFASLYGTIELLPDDVRERVVGAVITKFRGEPSLLESGIAEIESRTGVPILGVLPYDDPGLPEEDSVGLPATDERAVIGADDGVPADRRVTIAVPRLPRISNATDIEALVAEPGVSVSYVPVDPDGGDPTDRLANADAVVLPGTKNTVDDLLALRAAGYDDALTAFDGPIVGLCGGYQMLGHRITNASLEGTGSDVGTGTDGTDGTGTDDARGAEIDDTVAGFGLLPVETRFEGDKHLEQTTVPVDGSATPLLAGADGTASGYEIHAGRTEALEPVDRPLGDSSAAVGPVLGTYLHGVFDNATVREAFLDAVAASAGVDRPADGAGDTAGRSASETPFDRAASLVGENVDLAALGLPVR
- a CDS encoding winged helix-turn-helix domain-containing protein, yielding MPLEFSSADEAPPFRDVITVLDDEDCRTIISVLDEPMTVPEIAEAADLPLSTTYRKLDRLTEAQLASETTGVRHGRHHKSRYIVDFDRISVDLDDELEFRVDIDRSNPALGLWSDVKQEF
- the hutH gene encoding histidine ammonia-lyase, which encodes MTTVELDGESLTPDDVVAVARDDATASVPESARERVRESRERVESVIESGDAVYGLNTGFGELVDERISPEDLERLQVNLLRSHAAGAGRELAREEVRAMMVARINALVKGYSGVRERVVDTLVAMCNEGVHPVVKSRGSLGASGDLAPLAHMSLVLIGEGEAIVDAENPGDGDGTTHRISGEEALAAIDRDPLELAPKEGLALINGTQLTTGLAAMVVVDGERLVRAADAAGALTTETTLATTATSAAAIQDVRPHAGQRESAELIRRLTDGSEVVEAHRNCDRVQDAYALRCLPQVHGAVRDALAHLRAGVETELNSATDNPLVFPADAVDDRASGTDRGAILSGGNFHGAPLALRLEYARLALTDLAAIAERRIDRLLNPNLQEDHLPPFLASDSGLESGYMIAQYTAAALLNEMRSIGAASTDNTPVSGNQEDHVSMSAQAALNARTAVENARTIVAAELVCGTEAAEYVDDAFAADDLSHGAGTSAVRDLVRDVVPPLTTDRPIHTDLEAVAALVDAGCLDDALDRALAGFEPT
- a CDS encoding DUF3368 domain-containing protein, whose protein sequence is MTTNAVYEEVVTTGIDEGHADARRIEHVIENGLLSVEEVDQTVLFERLRKNDRLSIADASVLALADQHDGTAIVDERYGRAVASAETVPTRGTAYIVLRLHRDDILTADEAQETIDEMVDAGWYCAPDLYAKISRKIDELSE
- a CDS encoding CopG family transcriptional regulator, which codes for MAKDTVRYPDDVVEQIDALVEDGMFESKSEFYRFSAEYVLTLINADHEVKTFNFDEIKSELDISEEDHAKALGTDGGTFFLDAVITVRKQGLRGNYEAAERFIDTHYDATDQECIILEELLGTYRDGST
- a CDS encoding ABC transporter ATP-binding protein; its protein translation is MGVVNVTGLRKSYGSVDALNGLSFAIERGELFGFLGPNGAGKTSTIRILTGQIEPDAGEVRVLDTDPAAEPIETRRRVGILPEQGSPPSFLTPREYLEFVGEVRDLDPDHVAERTDLWAERLGFRSKLDTLTTDLSRGQQQKVMIAQAFVHEPDVVFIDEPLANLDPLVQEQVKEFLVAYAAEDNAVFVSTHDIDVAEEICTRVGIVADGQLVAERSLEGVTEPSLLELFLDRVTEEDARGLPAGPAV